In Micromonospora sp. WMMA1363, a genomic segment contains:
- a CDS encoding type II toxin-antitoxin system RelE/ParE family toxin, protein MAAGEWEIYLVNEVQEWIDNLDPLTHARVVQAIDLLADAGPGLGRPLVDTIHSSAIANLKELRPGTVRILFAFDPWRSSILLVAGDKTGRWQQWYTEAIPLAEQRYEIYLKERANEEGRQP, encoded by the coding sequence ATGGCTGCTGGCGAGTGGGAGATCTACCTCGTCAACGAGGTACAGGAGTGGATCGACAACCTCGATCCACTCACCCACGCCCGCGTCGTGCAAGCCATCGACCTACTCGCCGACGCCGGCCCAGGGCTCGGCCGGCCGCTGGTCGACACGATCCACAGCTCGGCGATCGCCAACCTCAAAGAGCTGCGCCCCGGCACCGTGCGCATCCTGTTCGCGTTCGACCCGTGGCGCTCCAGCATCCTGCTCGTCGCCGGAGACAAGACCGGACGCTGGCAGCAGTGGTACACCGAAGCGATCCCCCTGGCCGAGCAACGTTACGAGATCTACCTGAAGGAACGCGCTAACGAGGAGGGCCGACAGCCATGA
- a CDS encoding helix-turn-helix transcriptional regulator produces MSNYARWRDIRTTHVERAGGEQAVEEGKQELLATVVGHRLAEVRRARGLTQQQVADRMGVTKGRVSQIEQGKISGQDIVARYAAALGGRLHQAIYFDDGDIAAIA; encoded by the coding sequence ATGAGCAACTACGCACGCTGGCGCGACATCCGCACCACCCACGTCGAGCGCGCCGGCGGCGAACAGGCCGTCGAAGAAGGCAAGCAGGAACTCCTCGCCACCGTGGTCGGACACCGCCTCGCCGAGGTACGCCGCGCCCGCGGCCTCACCCAACAGCAGGTCGCCGACCGCATGGGCGTCACCAAAGGCCGCGTCTCCCAGATCGAACAAGGCAAAATCTCCGGCCAAGACATCGTCGCCCGCTACGCCGCCGCCCTCGGCGGACGCCTCCACCAAGCCATCTACTTCGACGACGGCGACATCGCCGCCATCGCATAG
- the ltrA gene encoding group II intron reverse transcriptase/maturase produces the protein MSEDTSVNTGVSWPDEMLARGLVRKMQVKLHRWAGDDRSRRFTDLFNLVYDPAFLTVAWQRVSTNAGARTAGVDRATVSYIVHRIGVSAFLDQVRDLLKSGQFRPTPVRQVEIPKASGKVRRLGIPTVTDRVVQAALKLVLEPIFEADFLPCSYGFRPMRRAHDAIAEIHAFTSRPRDYEWIVEADIAACFDEIDHVALMDRVRARVKDRKTLALVKAFLKAGIMTGTGERHDSWRGTPQGGILSPLLANIALSTLDEHFNRQWKSFGDGNQRHRRRARGLATWRLVRYADDFVVLVKGQQHHAQALLDEIAQVIAPLGLRLAEDKTRVVHIDQGFDFLGHTIVRDSAAQFGSGGTVQITALSHFRW, from the coding sequence ATGTCCGAAGACACGTCGGTGAATACCGGCGTCAGCTGGCCGGACGAGATGCTCGCCCGGGGGCTGGTACGGAAGATGCAGGTCAAACTGCACCGTTGGGCGGGAGACGATCGCTCCCGCCGGTTTACCGATCTGTTCAACCTGGTCTACGACCCGGCGTTCCTCACCGTTGCCTGGCAGCGGGTGAGCACGAACGCCGGAGCGCGGACCGCCGGGGTCGATCGGGCCACCGTGTCCTACATCGTCCACCGGATCGGGGTGAGCGCGTTCCTCGACCAGGTCCGGGACCTGCTCAAGTCCGGACAGTTCCGGCCAACGCCGGTGCGGCAGGTGGAGATTCCGAAGGCATCCGGCAAGGTCCGGAGGCTGGGTATCCCCACCGTCACCGACCGCGTGGTCCAGGCCGCGCTGAAGCTTGTTCTTGAACCGATCTTCGAGGCGGACTTCCTGCCCTGCTCATACGGCTTCCGGCCGATGCGACGGGCGCATGATGCCATCGCGGAGATCCACGCGTTCACCTCCCGCCCCCGCGACTACGAGTGGATCGTGGAAGCCGACATCGCCGCGTGTTTCGACGAGATCGATCACGTGGCGCTGATGGATCGGGTGCGGGCACGCGTCAAGGACAGGAAGACCCTCGCGCTGGTCAAAGCGTTCCTCAAGGCCGGGATCATGACCGGCACCGGCGAACGCCACGACTCGTGGCGGGGCACCCCGCAAGGCGGGATCTTGTCACCACTGCTGGCCAACATCGCCCTGTCCACGCTGGATGAACACTTCAACCGGCAGTGGAAATCCTTCGGCGACGGCAACCAGCGGCACCGGCGGCGGGCACGCGGGCTGGCCACCTGGCGGCTCGTGCGCTACGCCGACGACTTCGTCGTGCTCGTCAAAGGCCAACAACATCACGCCCAGGCGCTGCTCGATGAGATCGCCCAGGTCATCGCCCCACTCGGGCTACGCCTGGCCGAAGACAAGACCCGCGTGGTGCACATCGACCAGGGCTTCGACTTCCTCGGGCACACGATCGTGCGCGACTCTGCTGCCCAATTCGGTTCAGGCGGGACTGTACAAATAACGGCCCTGTCTCACTTTCGGTGGTGA